Proteins from a genomic interval of Antedon mediterranea chromosome 5, ecAntMedi1.1, whole genome shotgun sequence:
- the LOC140049931 gene encoding carboxypeptidase B-like has protein sequence MWKFVFLSLFVSTTLGSHQRYDNFQVWRIRCEDETDVKWVKTAASMYEDKIDSFAANHQTNSVDLMVSPWFIDTFRNLLTNRGLQFTVIIENVQELIDNERDTIRTRAVGADFDYTVYHTYDEIQDWVKTFSQDNSNIVESFLLTTSYEKRPINGLKISGDLPSTGKPAIYFQGGIHSREWISPATVMYFTNKFVEDYGRDSEVTRMLDEIDWYIVPSLNADGYVYTWEYDRLWRKTRQRFKGNLCVGTDPNRNYDYKWGGEGASNNSCSLTYAGPHAFSEPEIKGSTGFLLEKAKTQPFKVFIDWHSYSQLMLAPWSWTDKELPPDAAAQDDFARETTQAIESVYGTKYVYGPGSKVLYVSSGASKDWGYVGLGATYSYTVELRDTGTYGFLLPEQQIRSSGIETYEGVKAMGRFILNEINN, from the exons ATGTGGAAGTTTGTTTTCTTAAGTTTATTTGTTTCTACTACTTTGGGGTCTCACCAAAGATATGACAA CTTTCAGGTATGGCGTATCCGATGTGAAGACGAGACTGATGTTAAATGGGTAAAAACAGCAGCATCGATGTATGAAGACAAG ATTGATAGCTTCGCTGCCAATCACCAGACCAACTCTGTTGACCTGATGGTTTCTCCGTGGTTTATTGATACCTTTCGGAACCTTCTCACAAATCGTGGTTTACAATTTACAGTAATCATTGAGAACGTACAGGAACTGATAGACAATGAGCGAGATACAATACGGACTAGGGCAGTTGGTGCCGACTTTGATTATACCGTGTATCATACATACGATGAG aTTCAAGATTGGGTCAAGACATTTTCACAAGATAACAGCAACATTGTTGAATCGTTTCTCCTGACAACTTCATATGAAAAACGACCAATTAATGGCTTAAAG atCTCTGGTGATTTACCATCAACTGGCAAACCAGCCATTTACTTTCAAGGTGGTATCCACTCTCGTGAGTGGATCTCTCCGGCTACTGTTATGTACTTCACCAATAAA TTTGTAGAAGATTACGGAAGAGATAGCGAAGTGACTCGCATGTTAGACGAGATAGATTGGTACATTGTCCCATCTCTTAATGCTGACGGCTACGTGTACACCTGGGAATAT gaTCGTCTTTGGAGAAAAACACGTCAAAGATTCAAAGGAAACCTGTGCGTTGGAACCGATCCGAACAGGAACTATGATTATAAATGGGGAG GTGAAGGAGCTAGTAATAACTCATGTTCGTTGACCTACGCTGGTCCACATGCCTTCTCTGAACCTGAGATCAAAGGAAGTACAGGTTTTCTATTGGAGAAGGCTAAAACCCAACCCTTTAAAGTATTCATTGATTGGCATAGCTACTCGCAGCTGATGTTAGCGCCATGGTCCTGGACCGACAAGGAACTTCCACCAGATGCAGCTGCACAAGACGACTTTGCAAGAGAGACGACTCAAGCTATCGAGTCTGTTTATGGGACGAAGTATGTCTATGGACCTGGCTCTAAAGTTCTTT atgTTTCATCTGGTGCGAGCAAGGACTGGGGCTATGTCGGACTAGGTGCTACGTATTCATACACCGTCGAACTACGTGATACTGGAACATACGGGTTCCTTCTGCCAGAACAGCAAATACGGTCGTCAGGCATTGAGACTTACGAAGGAGTGAAGGCTATGGGGCGCTTCATcctaaatgaaataaataattaa
- the LOC140050528 gene encoding uncharacterized protein, whose translation MDTELNTEWDDVNLEREGMKGGADPLLSQEPASVLPSYKSLMNSDLGHDFSDDKLLKSGRLYSLYLLNSEHSNEIDKKTTKEQCSETAGNDEALYEGMPFYEMKGKDFGPCAYCNMWKSVHFMSYCRRYPFCSVSCTKKFAVCKKEKGELQEKSPDHSPYAKNLQVPTLFPQDRAKPLFPAHEGGSKVAAICSQNGLQTFSWTRYLESECSEAAPIKCFHHAPMFKEWKSSMLSALIEVNNRDGGEDKDYFWIARIVQVAGYKALLRFEGYGIDSSKDFWVHLCKIECYPVNGAEKVGRKLRPPKDLMEKIGSNWLEFVNRVAHQGAPTIQISKELIEQELRCPFQPDMQLEAVYKRMISSTCSATIQAVVSNRLQVQYDTIHDPNRDFWYNSSSPLIHPIGWSRKVGHPLIDTSSYKNEALDRGRHTYDAPSHLFKDPPLVGEKHNFHNGMKLEAVDPLKLGNICVATICCVLRDGYLMVEIDSMGDAPKKEPFCYHRSSASILPVGFCDYHKIELVPPQGYTNIFDWDDYLRRTNSLAAPVELFQQDVTNPGWKIGHKVEAVDLIESSFICVGTITKIAGPLIQVHFDGWDSSYDQWVEMHSRDLYPVGWCEMTSYPLQPPKISEKMEYSPPVPVLPPSVAKKKKSTSSCASRKRKNSECNPSKQRISVDSVNADAIYRFSDEEDLCFPLPKTKPSIEKKKKPSEKKTPNEKKCDKKPASKKVSEKKKEQSEGKRKVEKISKKLEKKSQKNLKLNIDKATGKQCNLISPDVLDILSRLKKEVKQSDEKNGAVVDGSVLTVNGKKTESLLSPKSDDLSYSTAVTNVAATTLKTSQLKQKTDPPSYPTNTVIKNEPESIPTKRLIPNINNIPHLDLNSTSQGALLRQIALSSNKSKATKTKQKTRNCPAQVPKKTIAKTKAEKPMSVPNSPIARTSHLATLLNLPGQIDLIRLEPHIYNGFVEPRSKLKKNDSISLGDNLGRYAGQSSDVVKAFALNNPNVCSLQQVTSPVTSPQTHESVLSQTHSVQPVGMHPHNKLLGKGCPTQESISDHEKSPPQHFIPMTPPLPSPVQNVLRPELPPFASLTQHWRGPSEPLAMWATSSIAKTISSNTKLIGDPMTPAASPTSSTSNLSLQTQYTNTPINFSTTQPPSPYMLIPAGHDGKQFAMKAISVTSKPLQMIDQPNLQSIHNLASSPNASPQHSMPNTGRQNLLSVPPEQIMQIPRLINSSVKVSPLNPLNSFSVQYARLAHNSTAALQVQKQNVEKREEEKEEIQVRSPNFDPWKWSVSAVVQFLIDAGEGSCADTFRRQKIDGLKFMSLTKDQIAKLTGMKVAPSLKIYHQIELLRSHYPSPTVT comes from the exons gGTCATGATTTCAGTGAtgataaacttttaaaatcagGACGCTTGTACAGCTTATATTTACTGAATTCAGAACATAGCAATGAGATAGATAAAAAGACAACAAAGGAACAATGCAGTGAAACAGCTGGAAATGACGAAGCCCTATATGAAGGAATGCCATTTTATGAGATGAAAGGAAAGGATTTTG GTCCCTGTGCCTATTGTAATATGTGGAAAAGTGTACATTTCATGTCGTACTGTAGGCGCTACCCATTCTGCAGTGTGTCTTGTACAAAGAAGTTTGCAGTTTGTAAAAAGGAAAAAGGTGAATTGCAGGAGAAATCACCAGACCACTCTCCATATGCTAAGAATCTTCAG GTACCAACATTGTTCCCTCAAGACCGTGCCAAACCGCTGTTCCCTGCTCATGAGGGTGGAAGTAAAGTGGCGGCCATTTGTAGCCAGAATGGTCTTCAAACGTTCAGTTGGACAAGGTACCTTGAATCTGAATGCTCTGAAGCTGCTCCCATTAAATGCTTCCATCAT GCACCAATGTTTAAGGAGTGGAAATCCTCAATGTTGAGTGCATTAATTGAAGTTAACAACAGAGATGGTGGAGAAGATAAAGATTATTTTTGGATTGCTAGGATAGTACAGGTTGCTG GTTATAAAGCTTTACTTCGGTTTGAAGGGTATGGTATTGACAGTTCCAAAGACTTTTGGGTTCATCTATGCAAGATTGAATGCTACCCAGTAAATGGAGCAGAAAAAGTAGGCAggaagctcagaccccctaaag aCCTTATGGAGAAGATAGGTTCAAACTGGTTGGAGTTTGTTAACAGAGTTGCTCACCAAGGTGCACCTACAATTCAGATATCAAAAGAATTG ATTGAACAAGAACTAAGATGCCCATTTCAACCTGACATGCAGTTAGAAGCTGTGTACAAGAGAATGATTTCCAGTACATGTTCAGCCACTATCCAAGCGGTAGTATCTAATAGGTTACAAGTGCAATATGATACTATACATGATCCAAACAGAGACTTTTGGTATAATTCATCATCACCGTTGATTCACCCCATAGGCTGGTCAAGGAAAGTAGGACATCCACTCATTGACACATCTT cATACAAGAACGAAGCTTTAGACAGGGGTAGGCACACCTATGATGCACCAAGTCATTTGTTTAAGGAT CCTCCGCTTGTTGGAGAAAAGCACAATTTTCACAATGGCATGAAGTTAGAAGCTGTTGACCCTCTGAAACTTGGTAATATATGCGTAGCAACAATATGCTGTGTGTTAAGAGATGGTTACCTGATGGTGGAGATAGATTCAATGGGTGATGCACCTAAGAAGGAACCATTCTGCTACCATCGCAGTTCAGCTTCTATACTACCAGTTGGCTTTTGTGACTACCATAAGATCGAACTGGTTCCACCACAGG GTTACACAAACATATTTGACTGGGATGACTATTTGCGTAGAACTAACTCTCTTGCAGCCCCTGTTGAACTCTTTCAACAG GATGTTACTAATCCAGGATGGAAAATAGGGCACAAAGTGGAGGCAGTGGACCTGATTGAATCTTCATTTATTTGTGTTGGTACCATAACAAAGATTGCTGGCCCTCTTATCCAAGTACATTTTGATGGCTGGGACTCTTCTTATGATCAATGGGTTGAAATGCACAGTCGTGATTTGTACCCTGTTGGTTGGTGTGAGATGACATCATATCCTTTACAACCACCTAAAATATCAG AAAAAATGGAATATTCTCCACCCGTCCCAGTGCTTCCACCATCAGTGGCCAAGAAAAAGAAATCCACATCATCATGTGCTTCAAGGA AGAGGAAAAACAGTGAGTGCAATCCAAGTAAACAGAGGATTTCTGTGGATTCTGTTAATGCTGATGCTATTTATAGATTTTCTGATGAAGAAGACCTCTGCTTTCCCTTGCCTAAAACAAAACCCAGTatagagaaaaagaagaaaCCATCTGAAAAGAAAACTCCTAATGAGAAGAAATGTGACAAGAAACCAGCCAGTAAAAAGGTGtctgaaaagaaaaaagaacaatCTGAGGGGAAGAGGAAAGTTGAGAAAATTTCGAAAAAGCTTGAAAAGAAAAGCCAGAAGAATTTAAAGTTAAATATAGATAAAGCAACAGGAAAACAATGTAATTTGATTTCACCAGATGTGCTAGATATCTTGTCAAGACTGAAGAAGGAAGTTAAACAGTCTGATGAAAAAAATGGAGCAGTAGTTGATGGCAGTGTTTTAACAGTTAATGGTAAAAAAACAGAGTCTCTGTTATCGCCTAAATCCGATGATTTGTCATATTCAACAGCTGTAACTAATGTAGCTGCAACAACTCTGAAAACATCACAGCTCAAGCAAAAGACAGATCCTCCTTCATATCCTACCAACACTGTAATCAAGAATGAACCAGAATCTATACCAACAAAAAGGTTAATACCAAATATCAATAACATCCCACATCTTGACTTAAACAGCACTTCACAAGGGGCATTATTACGACAAATTGCATTATCGTCCAACAAATCAAaagcaacaaaaacaaaacagaagACTCGTAATTGTCCTGCACAAGTACCAAAGAAGACAATAGCTAAAACCAAGGCTGAAAAACCAATGTCGGTTCCCAACTCACCAATTGCTAGAACTAGCCATCTAGCTACTCTACTCAACCTACCTGGTCAGATTGATCTGATAAGATTGGAACCTCATATTTACAATGGATTTGTAGAACCCAGatcaaaactaaaaaaaaatgattcaaTATCTTTAGGTGACAATCTAGGCAGATATGCTGGGCAGTCATCAGATGTTGTTAAAGCCTTTGCCTTGAATAATCCAAATGTTTGTTCATTACAACAAGTCACGTCACCAGTAACTTCACCTCAAACACATGAATCTGTATTAAGTCAAACACACTCCGTCCAACCTGTAGGAATGCATCCACATAATAAATTGTTAGGAAAGGGATGTCCGACACAGGAAAGCATTTCTGATCATGAGAAGAGTCCTCCACAACATTTTATTCCAATGACTCCTCCTCTTCCATCGCCAgttcaaaatgttttaagaCCTGAATTGCCGCCATTTGCCAGTCTTACCCAACATTGGAGAGGTCCTTCCGAGCCACTTGCTATGTGGGCTACTTCctcaattgcaaaaactatttcTTCAAATACTAAACTAATAGGTGATCCTATGACACCAGCAGCTAGCCCTACATCATCAACTTCTAATTTGTCGCTGCAAACACAGTACACAAACACTCCAATCAACTTCTCAACCACCCAGCCACCCAGTCCTTACATGCTGATACCAGCTGGACATGATGGTAAACAATTTGCTATGAAAGCTATCAGTGTGACTTCAAAACCACTACAGATGATTGATCAACCAAACTTACAGTCAATTCATAATCTTGCAAGTTCACCAAATGCTAGCCCTCAACACTCAATGCCCAACACAGGCAGACAAAATCTGTTGAGTGTTCCACCAGAGCAAATAATGCAAATACCAAGGCTTATAAACTCTAGTGTGAAAGTGTCCCCTTTGAATCCATTGAATAGCTTTTCAGTTCAGTATGCAAGGCTAGCGCACAATTCAACAGCAGCTCTGCAAGTACAGAAGCAGAACGTTGAAAAGAGAGAAGAAGAAAAGGAAGAGATTCAAGTGAGAAGCCCCAACTTTGACCCCTGGAAGTGGAGTGTGTCAGCAGTTGTTCAGTTCCTGATTGATGCTGGTGAGGGTTCTTGTGCAGATACCTTTAGAAGACAG AAAATTGATGGTCTTAAATTTATGTCTCTAACTAAAGACCAGATAGCTAAACTGACTGGCATGAAGGTGGCGCCCTCTCTCAAGATTTACCATCAAATTGAGCTTCTCAGATCTCATTACCCATCACCAACAGTAACATAG